Proteins encoded in a region of the Bombyx mori chromosome 23, ASM3026992v2 genome:
- the LOC693055 gene encoding octopamine receptor (The RefSeq protein has 2 substitutions, 2 frameshifts compared to this genomic sequence), producing the protein MGQAATHDANNYTSINYTEIYDVIEDEKDVCAVADEPNIPCSFGISLAVPEWEAICTAIILTMIIISTVVGNILVILSVFTYKPLRIVQNFFIVSLAVADLTVAILVLPLNVAYSILGQWVFGIYVCKMWLTCDIMCCTSSILNLCAIALDRYWAITDPINYAQKRTLERVLFMIGIVWILSLVISSPPLLGWNDWPEVFEPDTPCRLTSQPGFVIFSSSGSFYIPLVIMTVVYFEIYLATKKRLRDRAKATKISTISSGRNKYETKESDPNDQDSVSSDANPNEHQGGTRLVAENEKKHRTRKLTPKKKPKRRYWSKDDKSHNKLIIPILSNENSVTDIGENLENRNTSSESNSKETHEDNMIEITEAAPVKIQKRPKQNQTNAVYQFIEEKQRISLTRERRAARTLGIIMGVFVVCWLPFFVIYLVIPFCVSCCLSNKFINFITWLGYVNSALNPLIYTIFNMDFRRAFKKLLFIKC; encoded by the exons ATGGGTCAAGCAGCTACTCACGATGCAAATAACTACACCTCCATTAATTACACGGAGATTTACGACGTGATTGAAGACGAAAAGGACGTATGCGCCGTCGCTGACGAACC AAATATCC GTAGTTTTGGAATAAGTTTAGCTGTTCCAGAATGGGAAGCTATTTGTACAGCTATAATACTAACGATGATTATAATTTCAACGGTGGTCGGAAACATTCTtgttatattaagtgtatttacCTACAAACCCCTTAGAATTGTTCAGAACTTCTTCATTGTATCCTTAGCTGTGGCAGATTTAACCGTAGCCATATTAGTTCTGCCGTTGAACGTTGCATATTCTATCCTCGGACAATGGGTCTTTGGCATTTACGTCTGTAAAATGTGGCTCACTTGCGACATAATGTGTTGTACGTCGTCCATTCTAAACCTTTGCGCCATCGCCTTAGATAGATATTGGGCCATTACGGATCCCATAAATTACGCACAAAAAAGAACATTGGAACGAGTTCTCTTTATGATCGGAATCGTTTGGATACTGTCGCTTGTGATTAGTTCTCCACCTTTACTTGGATGGAACGATTGGCCTGAAGTGTTCGAACCTGATACACCATGTCGCTTAACTTCGCAACCAGGGTTTGTAATATTTTCATCATCTGGCTCCTTCTACATTCCGCTTGTCATAATGACTGTAGTTTATTTCGAAATCTATTTAGCGACCAAAAAGAGACTAAGGGACCGAGCTAAAGCAACCAAAATCAGTACGATTTCCAGCGGTCGgaataaatatgaaactaaAGAAAGTGATCCTAACGACCAGGATTCGGTCAGCTCGGATGCTAATCCCAACGAACATCAAGGGAGTACACGTCTTGTTGCGGAAAACGAGAAGAAACACAGGACAAGAAAATTGACCCCAAAAAAGAAACCGAAGCGCCGATACTGGAGCAAAGATGATAAATCACACAACAAACTGATAATCCCAATATTATCTAATGAAAACTCCGTTACAGATATCGGAGAAAATCTCGAAAATAGAAACACATCTTCCGAAAGTAATTCCAAGGAAACTCACGAGGATAATATGATAGAAATAACTGAGGCGGCGCCCGTGAAAATACAAAAACGTCCTAAACAAAATCAAACTAACGCAGTTTATCAGTTTATTGAAGAGAAACAAAGAATATCGCTTACGAGAGAACGAAGAGCTGCAAGGACCCTAGGTATCATAATGGGCGTTTTCGTGGTATGCTGGCTTCCTTTCTTTGTCATCTACCTCGTTATACCATTCTGTGTTAGCTGTTGCCTCTCAAATAAGTTTATAAACTTCATAACTTGGCTGGGCTACGTTAATTCAGCTTTAAATCCTTTGATTTACACCATCTTTAACATGGACTTCAGGCGAGCGTTCAAGAAACTTTTATTCATTAAATGCTAA